The following are encoded in a window of Prochlorococcus marinus CUG1417 genomic DNA:
- a CDS encoding AI-2E family transporter: protein MNSSSYFKLVVILITFFIVWTLRDFLLLIICSLVISNIVCNLCDQIQKGLKIPRSISLFLVLAVISVIIFTIFILVLPPFIKEFNEILVDIPNGLSKINILINTNLNKFNSLFYGEQSENVIDIFSLINNVVTIPDVSTIAKAIQESFKNLINIAGNLGSGLLRLIFVLAVSLMISIEPKQYKENILLLIPKNYRNKFRNILEKCNIALANWTFSMVISSLSVGLLSLIVLSILDVKYVVSNALIAMVLNIIPNIGPVISGIFPISIALLDNFWKPLAVLGSYVIIQNIESYIIMPSIMKKKANLLPGLTLISQFGFTFIFGPLGLILSLPLAVVIQVLIKESFKDI, encoded by the coding sequence TTGAATAGTTCATCATATTTCAAGTTAGTAGTAATATTAATAACTTTTTTTATAGTATGGACTTTAAGGGATTTTCTCCTACTAATAATTTGTTCTTTAGTAATCTCAAATATTGTATGTAATTTATGTGATCAAATCCAAAAAGGTTTGAAAATTCCTCGATCCATTTCTTTGTTTCTTGTCTTAGCCGTCATATCAGTAATAATATTTACTATTTTTATTCTTGTATTACCTCCTTTTATAAAAGAATTCAATGAAATACTAGTTGACATTCCAAATGGTTTATCAAAAATAAATATTTTGATCAATACAAATCTGAACAAATTTAATAGCTTATTTTATGGCGAACAATCAGAAAATGTTATAGATATATTCAGTTTAATAAATAATGTAGTTACCATTCCAGATGTCTCAACTATTGCAAAAGCTATTCAAGAAAGTTTTAAGAATTTAATTAATATTGCGGGGAATCTAGGTTCAGGTCTTTTGAGATTAATATTCGTATTGGCAGTGAGTTTGATGATTTCTATTGAACCAAAACAATATAAAGAAAATATACTTCTATTAATACCAAAAAATTACCGTAACAAATTTAGAAATATTCTGGAAAAATGCAATATTGCACTAGCAAATTGGACCTTTTCTATGGTTATAAGTTCATTATCAGTAGGATTATTATCATTAATAGTTTTATCTATATTAGATGTCAAATACGTTGTCTCAAATGCCTTAATAGCAATGGTTCTTAATATAATTCCAAATATAGGTCCAGTTATTAGTGGTATATTTCCAATCTCAATTGCATTACTTGATAATTTTTGGAAACCACTGGCAGTTTTAGGATCATATGTAATCATTCAAAATATTGAAAGCTATATCATAATGCCATCTATAATGAAGAAAAAAGCAAACCTACTTCCTGGCTTGACATTAATATCACAATTTGGATTTACCTTCATTTTTGGTCCATTAGGCTTAATACTATCTCTTCCATTGGCTGTAGTAATACAGGTTTTAATCAAAGAATCATTTAAAGATATTTAA
- a CDS encoding GUN4 domain-containing protein, with protein MNNIEQDNYSNATLDLIKKFVDSNQRKRINSLAQIESEVENIFNLGPSLFDMFDKEGDDWAAGWILQVLKKFKPEFFENSKFNNWFNAYSDIDINYEDLQLMLVEQKFEEADRLTSSYLRKLAGKLAEKRGYVFYSEVKNMSGKDLETIDRLWTIYSTGRFGFSIQAKILKSVGKKYELMWPKIGWKKEGLWTRYPGSFCWSLDAPDGHMPLINQLRGVRLMDSILRHPAISKRHNNIL; from the coding sequence ATGAATAACATAGAACAGGATAACTATAGTAATGCTACATTAGATCTTATAAAAAAATTTGTGGATTCTAATCAAAGAAAAAGAATAAATTCATTAGCTCAAATAGAATCTGAAGTCGAAAATATTTTTAATCTTGGCCCATCACTGTTTGATATGTTTGATAAAGAAGGAGATGACTGGGCTGCTGGTTGGATATTGCAAGTTTTAAAAAAATTCAAGCCAGAATTCTTTGAAAACTCTAAATTCAATAATTGGTTTAATGCATATTCAGATATTGATATTAATTATGAAGATTTGCAATTGATGTTAGTTGAGCAAAAATTTGAAGAAGCAGATAGATTAACGAGTTCCTACTTACGAAAATTAGCTGGAAAATTAGCTGAAAAACGCGGATATGTTTTCTACAGTGAAGTTAAAAATATGTCAGGAAAAGATCTAGAAACAATAGATAGATTATGGACTATTTATTCTACTGGTAGATTCGGATTTTCAATTCAAGCAAAGATATTAAAATCAGTAGGGAAAAAATATGAATTAATGTGGCCGAAAATAGGGTGGAAAAAAGAGGGCTTATGGACTAGATATCCCGGTTCTTTTTGCTGGTCATTGGATGCTCCTGATGGACATATGCCTTTAATAAATCAACTAAGAGGAGTAAGACTTATGGACTCCATCCTACGTCATCCTGCTATTTCAAAAAGACACAATAATATTCTTTAA
- a CDS encoding nucleoside deaminase has translation MRYIFENVNSNYSEQKDINILKYSRWMKSILRRSEEIGKVELPICSIILDERGRCIGRGVNKRNINNDPLGHAEIMALRQASLIKNDWRFNECIIITNLEPCTMCASALIQARMGKVVFGAYDKKRGGLGGSIDLSKHKSSHHKMEIVGGILEEKCSKILQLWFKKLRTQK, from the coding sequence ATGAGGTATATTTTTGAAAATGTAAATAGTAATTATAGTGAACAGAAAGATATAAATATTTTAAAATATTCAAGATGGATGAAGTCTATTTTAAGAAGATCAGAAGAAATTGGAAAAGTAGAGTTACCTATCTGTTCAATAATATTAGATGAGAGAGGAAGATGTATTGGAAGAGGGGTAAACAAGAGAAATATAAATAATGATCCATTAGGTCATGCTGAAATTATGGCTCTAAGGCAGGCATCTCTAATAAAAAATGATTGGAGATTTAATGAATGTATTATCATCACAAATTTAGAACCATGTACCATGTGTGCATCGGCACTTATTCAAGCAAGAATGGGTAAAGTTGTTTTTGGTGCTTACGATAAGAAAAGAGGTGGATTAGGGGGCTCAATTGACTTATCAAAGCATAAAAGTTCTCATCACAAAATGGAAATCGTAGGAGGTATTTTAGAAGAGAAATGCAGTAAAATTTTACAATTATGGTTTAAAAAGTTGAGGACTCAAAAATAG
- a CDS encoding pyridoxal-phosphate-dependent aminotransferase family protein — protein sequence MTEAKLISALNEENLSHFSKTYVPSRLLLGPGPSNAHPEVLSALSLNPIGHLDEAYISLMSDVQQLLRYTWQCNNRLTLPMSGTGSAAMEASIANFIEEGEKILIAKKGYFGDRLVDMATRYKADVSVIEKPWGESFSYEEIKYEIETKKPAIFAIVHAETSSGVLQPLDGIGDVCRKNNCLFLVDAVTSLGALELLIDEWKIDLAYSCSQKGLSCPPGLSPFTMNKRAEEKLSSRKTKVPNWYLDLSLLNKYWGSDRVYHHTAPVNMNFAIREGLRLIANEGLENVWYRHNTNAKKLWKGLETLGMELHVSEDYRLPTLTTVKIPPAVDGDGFRNHLLRNFGIEIGNGLGELSGKVWRIGLMGFNSSEENVDRLLNLFDTELKKYSIFESSTF from the coding sequence TTGACAGAAGCAAAACTTATTTCGGCTTTAAATGAAGAGAATTTATCTCATTTCTCAAAGACTTATGTTCCCTCCAGACTTTTATTAGGTCCTGGTCCTTCAAATGCACATCCAGAAGTCTTAAGCGCTCTTTCTTTGAATCCTATTGGTCACTTAGATGAAGCATATATTTCATTGATGTCTGATGTCCAACAACTTCTAAGATATACCTGGCAATGTAATAATCGTCTGACTCTTCCAATGAGTGGTACTGGAAGTGCAGCTATGGAAGCATCAATTGCAAATTTTATAGAGGAAGGAGAAAAAATTCTTATCGCTAAAAAAGGATATTTTGGAGACAGACTTGTTGATATGGCAACAAGATACAAAGCAGATGTATCTGTTATTGAAAAACCTTGGGGTGAATCCTTTTCTTATGAAGAAATCAAGTATGAAATAGAAACAAAAAAACCAGCAATCTTTGCTATTGTTCATGCTGAAACATCAAGTGGTGTTTTACAACCTCTTGATGGTATTGGAGATGTATGTAGAAAAAATAACTGCTTGTTTTTAGTTGATGCAGTTACTTCTCTTGGAGCTCTAGAACTATTGATTGACGAATGGAAGATTGATTTAGCATACAGTTGTAGTCAAAAGGGATTAAGTTGTCCTCCAGGGTTAAGCCCTTTTACGATGAATAAAAGAGCTGAAGAAAAACTAAGTTCAAGAAAAACAAAAGTACCTAACTGGTATTTAGATTTATCTCTATTAAATAAATATTGGGGTTCTGATCGTGTTTACCATCATACTGCTCCTGTGAACATGAATTTTGCTATTCGAGAAGGATTACGATTAATTGCAAATGAAGGCTTAGAGAATGTTTGGTATAGGCATAATACTAATGCAAAGAAACTCTGGAAAGGTTTAGAAACTCTAGGAATGGAATTACATGTATCAGAGGATTATCGATTGCCAACTCTTACAACAGTTAAGATCCCGCCTGCAGTTGATGGAGATGGTTTTAGAAATCATCTTTTAAGAAACTTCGGAATAGAAATAGGAAATGGACTTGGAGAATTGTCTGGTAAGGTTTGGCGCATAGGATTAATGGGCTTTAACTCAAGTGAGGAGAATGTAGACAGATTATTAAACCTATTTGATACAGAGTTAAAAAAATATTCTATTTTTGAGTCCTCAACTTTTTAA
- the psb28 gene encoding photosystem II reaction center protein Psb28, with amino-acid sequence MTTNKTAKIQFYEGTDEPVVPEIRLTRSKDGTTGQALFLFEKPQALSSITDGEITGMRMIDSEGEILTREVKVKFVDGEPIFLEAVYIWKNTPDFDRFMRFANSYAKSNGLGYSEKK; translated from the coding sequence ATGACAACAAATAAAACAGCAAAAATACAATTTTATGAGGGAACTGATGAACCAGTAGTGCCTGAAATAAGACTGACTAGGAGTAAAGATGGTACTACCGGCCAAGCATTATTTTTGTTCGAAAAGCCTCAGGCATTATCTTCAATTACAGACGGTGAAATCACAGGCATGAGGATGATAGATTCCGAAGGTGAAATATTAACTAGGGAAGTTAAAGTAAAGTTTGTTGATGGAGAACCAATATTTTTAGAAGCGGTTTATATTTGGAAGAACACACCAGACTTTGATAGATTCATGAGATTCGCAAATAGTTATGCCAAATCAAATGGATTAGGATATTCTGAAAAGAAGTAG
- a CDS encoding ATP-binding protein, whose protein sequence is MSLFRGKNILKRFFKRPKINWSIYEFESSLQLNEFVDQLLEPIKNSQSSYLIKLGLHEALVNAVKHGNKLDPKKNIRVRRIITPNWCVWQIQDQGNGLEIKKRDYKLPKKISSVNGRGLYIINECFDDIRWSSKGNRLQLALKR, encoded by the coding sequence ATGTCCTTATTCCGGGGCAAAAATATTTTAAAAAGATTTTTTAAAAGACCAAAAATTAACTGGTCAATCTACGAATTCGAATCATCATTACAGTTAAATGAATTTGTCGATCAATTATTAGAACCTATTAAAAATTCTCAATCAAGCTATCTTATAAAACTTGGTTTACATGAAGCTCTAGTTAACGCAGTAAAACATGGAAATAAATTAGATCCTAAAAAGAATATTAGAGTAAGAAGAATAATTACTCCTAATTGGTGTGTTTGGCAAATTCAAGATCAAGGTAATGGATTAGAAATAAAAAAAAGAGACTACAAATTACCTAAAAAAATAAGTAGTGTAAATGGTCGTGGCCTATACATTATTAATGAATGTTTTGATGATATTAGATGGAGTAGTAAAGGTAATAGGCTTCAATTGGCTTTAAAAAGGTGA
- a CDS encoding pyridoxal phosphate-dependent decarboxylase family protein → MTEDLINKKDIYFPSYLGTNDNLITLLNKTTQILCDWFSKADKYGPLPFDENFKCLMPHEDGNSTEDLFSDIQSLLNNSFNPVHPGSLAHLDPPPLIFSILGDLIAAGLNNNLLAYELSPSITLLEESLCKWFAMKIGFNDSSGGIAASGGTLSNLNALIAARHNSGLGSDPNSVLLVSEDAHSSFIKCIRIMGLDEANLIRIKTDKNGSIDIHNLRKTIEKCFIDNKKIFAIVATLGTTVRGAIDPIKDISEICKERNIWLHIDGSIGGIFAITSIPIEGLNNINQANSITINPQKIIGITKTSSLLLVSEMRTLENTFSTGLPYISSKEDIINRGEIGIQGSRPAEVIKLWLGLRFLGLNGIETILKSSINRKDFFIKNISKHKFDIYSGPLHIVSFLPKKLEPKDSDAWTQTKVNELINKNFMLSRPKFKGKYFLRVVMGNYNTKESHIEELLRLLHA, encoded by the coding sequence ATGACTGAAGATTTAATTAATAAAAAAGATATATACTTCCCTTCTTATTTAGGGACTAACGATAACTTAATTACTCTCTTAAATAAAACAACTCAAATTCTTTGTGACTGGTTCTCTAAAGCCGATAAATATGGTCCGTTACCATTTGATGAGAATTTCAAGTGCTTAATGCCTCATGAGGATGGTAACTCTACAGAAGATTTGTTTTCTGATATTCAATCCCTTCTAAATAATTCTTTTAATCCTGTTCATCCCGGCTCTTTAGCTCATCTGGATCCCCCACCTTTGATTTTTTCTATTTTAGGCGATTTAATTGCTGCTGGTTTAAATAATAATCTTCTTGCTTACGAGTTGTCTCCAAGTATTACTTTGCTTGAGGAATCATTATGCAAATGGTTTGCAATGAAAATAGGGTTTAATGACTCTTCAGGAGGCATAGCAGCAAGCGGAGGTACTTTAAGTAATTTAAATGCACTTATAGCTGCTAGACATAATTCTGGATTAGGTTCAGATCCGAATTCTGTATTACTTGTTAGTGAAGATGCTCATTCCTCCTTTATTAAATGTATAAGAATAATGGGTCTTGATGAAGCAAATCTCATCAGGATTAAAACTGATAAAAACGGCAGTATTGATATACATAATCTTAGAAAAACTATAGAAAAATGTTTTATTGATAATAAAAAAATATTCGCAATTGTTGCCACTCTAGGCACAACTGTAAGAGGAGCAATTGATCCTATTAAAGACATAAGTGAAATATGCAAAGAAAGAAATATATGGCTTCATATCGATGGCTCCATTGGAGGCATTTTTGCAATAACTTCTATTCCAATTGAAGGTTTAAATAATATTAATCAGGCTAATTCAATAACTATAAATCCTCAAAAAATAATTGGCATAACAAAGACATCATCTTTGTTATTGGTTTCAGAAATGAGAACTTTAGAAAATACATTTTCTACCGGACTTCCTTACATATCATCGAAAGAAGACATCATAAATAGAGGTGAAATAGGCATACAAGGATCTAGACCTGCTGAGGTGATCAAACTATGGCTTGGGTTACGTTTTTTAGGTTTAAATGGGATAGAAACTATTTTAAAATCATCAATTAATAGAAAAGATTTTTTTATAAAAAATATTAGTAAGCATAAATTTGATATTTATTCAGGTCCTCTTCATATCGTTTCATTCTTACCAAAGAAACTTGAGCCAAAAGACTCTGATGCATGGACTCAAACTAAAGTTAATGAACTTATTAACAAAAATTTTATGCTTTCTAGACCAAAATTTAAAGGTAAATATTTTTTAAGGGTTGTCATGGGAAATTACAATACAAAAGAATCTCATATAGAAGAACTTTTGAGACTTTTACATGCTTAA
- the glnA gene encoding type I glutamate--ammonia ligase — MSKSPQDVLSQIKDEGIELIDLKFTDIHGKWQHLTLTSDMIEEDSFTEGLAFDGSSIRGWKAINASDMSMVPDASTAWIDPFYKHKTLSMICSIQEPRSGEPYDRCPRALAQKALKYLDSTGIADTAFFGPEPEFFLFDDVRYDSKEGGCFYSVDTIEAPWNTGRIEEGGNLGYKIQYKEGYFPVAPNDTAQDIRSEMLLLMGELGIPTEKHHHEVAGAGQHELGMKFDSLINAADNVMTYKYVVRNVAKKYGKTATFMPKPVFNDNGTGMHVHQSLWKSGQPLFFGEGSYANLSQTARWYIGGILKHAPSFLAFTNPTTNSYKRLVPGFEAPVNLVYSEGNRSAAVRIPLTGPSPKAKRLEFRSGDALANPYLAFSVMMLAGIDGIKNQIDPGDGVDVDLFELPADELAKIDTVPSSLNDSLNALKADKDYLLAGGVFTEDFIDNFIEIKYEEVQQLRQRPHPHEFFMYYDA, encoded by the coding sequence ATGTCTAAATCTCCTCAAGATGTTTTAAGTCAAATTAAAGACGAAGGAATTGAACTCATCGATTTAAAATTCACTGATATCCATGGGAAATGGCAACATTTAACTCTTACATCAGACATGATAGAGGAGGATTCTTTTACAGAAGGTTTGGCATTTGATGGCTCATCTATAAGAGGTTGGAAAGCAATTAATGCCTCTGATATGTCAATGGTGCCCGATGCGAGTACAGCTTGGATAGATCCTTTTTATAAACATAAAACATTAAGTATGATTTGCTCTATTCAAGAGCCAAGAAGCGGGGAACCTTATGATAGATGTCCAAGAGCTTTAGCTCAAAAGGCATTAAAATATCTAGACTCGACTGGTATTGCAGATACTGCATTTTTTGGACCAGAACCAGAATTCTTTTTATTTGATGATGTTAGATATGACTCTAAAGAAGGAGGTTGTTTTTATAGCGTAGATACTATTGAAGCTCCATGGAATACAGGGAGAATTGAAGAAGGGGGGAACCTAGGATACAAAATACAATATAAAGAAGGATATTTTCCAGTAGCTCCAAATGATACTGCGCAAGATATCAGATCTGAGATGCTTCTTCTTATGGGTGAATTAGGGATCCCCACTGAAAAACATCACCATGAAGTTGCTGGTGCCGGCCAACACGAACTTGGAATGAAATTTGATTCGTTAATAAATGCTGCTGACAACGTTATGACTTATAAATACGTTGTCAGAAATGTTGCCAAAAAATATGGAAAAACAGCAACATTTATGCCCAAACCTGTTTTTAACGACAACGGAACAGGAATGCATGTTCACCAAAGTTTATGGAAGAGTGGACAGCCACTATTCTTTGGTGAAGGATCATATGCAAATTTATCTCAAACAGCAAGATGGTACATCGGAGGCATACTTAAACATGCACCTTCATTCTTAGCATTTACTAACCCAACCACTAATAGTTATAAACGATTGGTTCCAGGATTCGAAGCACCTGTAAATTTAGTTTATTCTGAGGGTAATAGATCAGCTGCGGTAAGAATACCTTTAACAGGACCAAGCCCTAAAGCTAAAAGATTAGAATTCAGATCAGGGGACGCACTAGCAAATCCTTACTTAGCATTCTCTGTAATGATGCTTGCTGGTATTGATGGAATTAAAAATCAAATTGATCCCGGTGATGGAGTAGATGTAGATTTATTTGAACTCCCAGCTGATGAACTTGCTAAAATTGATACAGTACCTTCATCTCTAAATGACTCACTTAATGCGCTAAAAGCAGATAAGGATTATCTATTAGCTGGTGGAGTATTTACTGAAGATTTTATTGATAACTTTATCGAGATAAAATACGAAGAGGTACAACAACTAAGACAAAGGCCTCATCCACATGAATTCTTTATGTATTACGATGCATAA
- the mnmH gene encoding tRNA 2-selenouridine(34) synthase MnmH, with product MYFKRKELEKFRCFKGPLIDVRSPSEYYKGHMPNSINIPLFDDDERSIIGTIYKKEGRKKAVIEGLKFFEKKMELLLDNLFKSIEPPTTIPNKNNELFIRIYCSRGGMRSQSIGWLLDKFKLNIVTLKGGYKIYRRWVLDSFSNKLNLVVIGGKTGTGKTRLLSLLEKYKYQTIDLEGFACHRGSTFGGLGMKKQPSNEQFENLIAEKLNSFKCSNNIFVEAESANIGKCKIPHEFFNQMKNSMRIEIIRSESNRLDELIDTYSVFKKEELQESVLRIKKRLGPQRTKIALESIHNEKWDLVCRSVLDYYDKCYEYEKVGKTNIRLIDLTDKKYDESILELINNVL from the coding sequence ATGTATTTCAAAAGAAAAGAACTAGAGAAATTTAGATGTTTTAAAGGACCACTTATAGATGTTAGGAGCCCGAGTGAATATTATAAAGGACACATGCCTAATTCTATTAATATTCCACTATTTGATGATGATGAGAGATCTATAATTGGTACAATTTACAAAAAAGAAGGTAGAAAAAAAGCAGTTATAGAGGGATTAAAATTTTTTGAAAAAAAAATGGAATTACTTCTTGATAATTTATTCAAGAGTATTGAGCCTCCTACAACTATTCCTAATAAAAATAATGAATTATTTATCAGGATATATTGCTCTAGAGGAGGAATGCGTTCACAAAGTATTGGATGGTTATTAGATAAATTTAAATTAAATATAGTTACACTTAAAGGCGGATACAAAATATATAGAAGATGGGTATTAGATAGTTTTTCAAACAAGTTGAATTTAGTAGTTATTGGCGGAAAAACAGGAACAGGGAAGACAAGATTATTATCATTACTTGAGAAATATAAATATCAAACTATTGATCTTGAAGGATTTGCTTGTCATAGAGGAAGTACATTTGGAGGTTTAGGAATGAAAAAACAACCTTCAAATGAACAATTTGAAAATTTAATTGCAGAAAAATTAAATTCTTTTAAATGTTCTAATAATATTTTTGTAGAAGCTGAAAGTGCAAATATAGGTAAATGTAAAATTCCTCATGAATTCTTCAATCAGATGAAAAACTCGATGAGGATTGAAATTATAAGGAGCGAATCTAACAGGTTAGATGAATTAATAGATACTTATAGTGTATTTAAAAAAGAGGAACTCCAAGAATCAGTACTAAGGATAAAAAAAAGACTAGGACCGCAAAGAACAAAAATAGCTCTTGAATCTATTCATAATGAGAAATGGGACTTAGTTTGCAGATCAGTTTTAGATTATTACGATAAGTGTTATGAATATGAAAAGGTTGGCAAAACCAATATAAGGTTAATAGATTTAACTGATAAAAAATATGATGAAAGTATCCTAGAATTAATAAATAATGTTTTATAA
- a CDS encoding DUF6439 family protein: MTYWDKDTIQLVQSLNEKLKIDHSKWHKDKGNKYKRAAELISAGLCHLIISCNDKETIEYIEESVKWLKEINVDQPCPSKNHLFKAN, encoded by the coding sequence ATGACCTATTGGGATAAAGATACTATTCAGCTTGTTCAAAGTCTTAATGAAAAATTAAAGATTGACCATTCTAAATGGCATAAAGATAAAGGAAATAAATATAAACGAGCTGCAGAACTAATTTCGGCTGGATTATGCCATTTAATTATTTCTTGCAACGACAAGGAAACTATTGAGTATATAGAAGAAAGTGTTAAATGGTTAAAAGAAATAAACGTAGATCAACCTTGCCCTAGTAAAAATCACCTTTTTAAAGCCAATTGA
- a CDS encoding class I SAM-dependent methyltransferase, with the protein MARESISKIAYKTLQQSKSIAGFAHKQISSRLMNFILPDSKLENFNIDRDLIIQIQNSMDILREEDWNDAEKNIYPKKLLFDEPWLRYLTQYPKIWLDMPNTWDRRRKQNFDDLPKSIDKDNYPQYYLRNFHHQTDGYLSDFSASIYDLQVEILFNGSADSMRRRIIKPIKEGLEIFRDRKKSSIKILDVATGSGRTLKQLRAAFPKEKITGIDLSDSYLKEASRYISDLDGDLIELIKGNAEKLPFENDSFQCISCVYLFHELPRTIRAKVLNEFFRVLEPGGILVLADSIQISDSPDFTSVMESFYKSFHEPFYCDYINEDIDSKIEDVGFKDVKSNSFFMTKVWSAVK; encoded by the coding sequence ATGGCTAGGGAATCTATCTCAAAAATTGCATATAAAACGCTACAACAAAGTAAAAGCATTGCAGGTTTCGCTCACAAGCAGATTAGTTCAAGATTAATGAACTTTATTCTTCCCGATTCAAAGCTTGAAAATTTTAATATAGATAGAGATCTTATAATACAAATCCAAAATTCAATGGATATCTTAAGAGAAGAAGATTGGAATGATGCAGAAAAAAATATATATCCAAAAAAATTATTGTTTGACGAACCATGGCTTAGATATCTAACTCAATATCCTAAAATTTGGCTCGATATGCCTAATACATGGGATAGACGCAGAAAACAAAACTTTGATGATCTTCCAAAATCAATTGATAAAGATAATTATCCTCAATATTACTTGAGAAATTTTCATCATCAAACAGATGGTTATTTATCAGATTTTTCAGCTAGCATTTATGACCTTCAAGTTGAGATACTTTTCAATGGTAGTGCAGACTCAATGAGGAGAAGAATAATTAAGCCAATAAAAGAAGGACTTGAAATTTTTAGAGATAGAAAAAAAAGTTCTATAAAAATACTTGATGTGGCTACAGGATCAGGAAGAACATTAAAACAATTAAGAGCAGCATTTCCTAAAGAAAAAATTACAGGGATTGATTTATCTGATTCATACTTAAAAGAGGCAAGTAGATATATTTCAGATTTAGATGGAGATTTAATTGAGTTGATAAAAGGTAACGCTGAGAAATTACCTTTTGAAAATGATAGTTTTCAATGCATTTCTTGTGTTTACTTATTTCATGAATTACCTAGAACAATTAGAGCTAAAGTATTAAATGAATTTTTTAGGGTTCTTGAACCTGGAGGAATATTAGTTTTAGCTGATTCAATTCAAATAAGTGATTCACCTGACTTTACATCCGTAATGGAAAGCTTCTATAAATCATTTCATGAGCCTTTTTATTGTGATTATATAAATGAGGATATAGATTCTAAAATTGAGGATGTTGGGTTTAAAGATGTAAAATCAAATTCCTTTTTTATGACCAAAGTTTGGTCTGCTGTAAAGTAA